The sequence GGAAAATGAGTAAATCACTTGGTAATGGAATAGATCCACTAGATGTAATTGAAGATTACGGAGCAGACCCCATGAGATTTTCACTTGCATTACTTGCTGCGCAAGGTAGAGATATAAAACTAGATTTAAAACACATTGAAACAAGTAAAAAGTTTGCAAACAAAATTTGGAATGCAACAAGATTTGTGATTTTAAATTTAAAAGATTTCGAAAAAGAAGAATTGAATAATTTAAACTTATCGGACAGATGGATTCTTTCAAAACTTCAAAAAACAATTAAAAATGTAACCAGCGCAATTGAATCATATGATTTTAATCTTGCGGCAAGGGAAATATACAATTTCTTCTGGGATGAACTTTGTGATTGGTATATCGAAGTTTCAAAACCACGACTTAATTCTGAAGACAAAACAGTTGTTCAAAATATATTGGTAAAAGTATTAGATAATAGCTTAAAACTTCTTCATCCATTCATGCCATTTATAACGGAGGAATTGTGGCAAAAATTACCAACTGATGGTGAATCTATAACTATTTCAGAATGGCCGAAAATTGATGATAACTTAATAGATGAAACTGCGGAAAAAAGATTTGAATTGTTAAAGAACATAATAAAAGGTATAAGGAACGTTAAAGCAGAAATTAATATACCTCAAAGCAAAAAAGTAAACATAGTTTCAACTATAAAATTTGATCAAGAGGAAGAACTTTACATAAAAACTCTAGCAAAAGTTGAAAATATAAGTTATTCAAACATGAAACCTGAAAAAGCAGCAAGTGCATATGTCGACAATGAAAACGAAATATTTGTAGAACTTGGCAATTTGATAGATATTGATACTGAAGTAAAAAGATTAACCAAGAAAATTGAAAAGCTAGAAAAGGATGCGGAGAAGTTCAGAAAAAAACTAAACAACAAAAAATTCCTGGAAGGAGCACCAGAAGAAATAATAGAAGAAACAAAGGAGAAACTCTCGAATATCGAAGGGCAAATTGAAAAGATCAAAAAAATTCTAAAATCACTAATGTGAGGGATGACTGTGACTTATTTAGAAGCGCTAAAATATCTTTATTTCAACAGACCATTTGGTAAAATAAAGATAGGTCTATACAGAATAGAAGAACTTTTAAATATACTTAACAATCCAGAAAAAACTTTCTCTTCTTTTCACGTAACTGGTTCAAATGGAAAAGGGAGTACCACAACGTTTTTGCATTACTTATCTAGATTTCATGGATTTAAAACGGGGGGATATTTTTCTCCCCATTTATCATCTATTTTGGAAAGGTATTTAATTAACGGAGAAAAAGTAAGTAAAAATACTTTTCTAAAATCCTTTGAAAAAATTAAAAATGCAGCAGAAGTCTTAGATAAAAAAGGTATAGATTATTCTCCTAGCTTTTTTGAATTTGCAACTGCTATTGCATTTGAGATATTCAAAAACGAAAATGTAGAAATTTCAACAATTGAAGTAGGACTAGGTGGAAGATTTGATGCAACAAACGTTATTATTCCTAAAGTTTCTGTTATAACAACTGTTAGTTTAGAGCATACAAAAATTTTAGGAAATTCAATAGAAAAAATAGCTTTTGAAAAGGCGGGAATAATAAAAGAGAATACTCCTGTTGTTATTGGAAGTATTCCAAATACTGCAAAAGAAGTTATTTATGAAATTGCAAATAAAAAAGGTGCAAAAGTTTACGAATTGGGAAAAGATTTTAATTTTGAAATAAATAAATTGAGTTTCAATGAAAATTCAATTAATTATTACGGGGATAAAGACATAAAGGACATAAAAATATCACTAAATGGTACTCACCAACCTATAAACGCTGCAATTGCACTCAAAGCCTTTGAGATATTTAATCCATTAAATGAAAATGTGGTAAATGATGCCTTCAAAAGAGCTTTTATCCCAGGAAGATTTGAACTTTATAAAAATATTCTTCTAGATGGTTCACACAACCCGCAAGCTGCTGAAAAATTCGTTGAGAACCTGGATATATACTTTAAAAACAAATCGAAAGTTGCGGTTTTTGGCATCCTTGATGACAAAGATAAGAGAAAAGTAATAGAAAAATTATCAAAAAAATTTGATCATATAATAGTTACTTGCCCACCTTCACATAGGGCAGTTAATTGTGAAGAGACGTTCTTGCTAACAAAAGAATACTGTAATTCGGTTGAATTTGTCAAAGACCCTCTAAAAGCATTGGAAAAACTTCAAAAGTACCGTTCTGAATTAAAGGTAGTAACTGGTTCTTTTTATCTTGTAGGTTATATAAGAAGTTATTTGGAAAATGGGTATATAGATGAAGAATTAAATTTAATGAGGAGGTGACATTTTTGGAAATACTTGATTTAATTTGGAAAACATTGATTGAAAAAGAAGCAATAGATCCCGTTATATTAGACATGTCAAAAACAAATGTTCCAACTGAATTTTTTGTAATTTTAACTGCAAATAGTAATACACATATGAACAGTTTAAAAGAAGCTATTCTGGATTTACTCAAAGGTAACGGGATGGAGATTATATATTATGATAAGGAAGAAAATCATGATTGGTTAATAATTGATGCAGATGAAATAGTTGTGCATATATTTAAAGATGATGCCAGAGAATTCTATGATTTAGAAGGCTTATGGATCGACGCCAAAAGAATAAAGGTGAGTAAAGAATGATCCTAAAAAACGCATATGTATTAAAAAGCTGGGAAAAAAATCCAGAAAAATTAGATATAAAAGTCGAAAATGGAATAATAGTAGAGATAAAACACAATTTACAACAAGAAGATGATGAAATAATAGAGCTAAAGAACAAACTTATTATTCCCGGACTTGTAAATACACACACTCATGCGGCAATGTCAATTTTTAGAGGAATAGCTGAAGATGTATCATTTAATGATTGGTTATTTAAAACAATTATTCCATTAGAAGAAAAACTGGACTACAAAACGGTATATTATTCTACATTAATTTCACTAATGGAAATGGCCCAAAATGGTATAGTTGCTTTTTGTGATATGTATATTTTCGAGGATGCAGTGGCACAAGCGGTAGCCGATTTTGGTATAAAGGCTTTGTTAACACGTGGATTAGTATCAGAAAATGACAAAATCGAAAAAACTAGACTAAACGAATCCCTTAAGTTATACAACAAATGGCACGGATATGATAATAGAATATTTATAGGTCTTGGGCCACATGCCCCTTATACTTGCTCTATACCAGCTTTAAAAGAAATCTCAAAAATTTCAGAAGAATTAGATATTCCAATAACCATACATCTTTTTGAAAACAAGTGGGAAAGAGAAAAATACAGTCTAAAAGAAATCCTTGATACAGGTATTGCTAATAATCATCTTTTGGCTGTACATTGCATCCATTTAGACGACAACGACATTCAATTATTAAAGAACTATAACGTCTATATTTCACATAATCCATCAAGTAATTTGAAACTTGGGAACGGAATTGCACCTGTCACAAAATTTATCAATAATGATCTACCCGTTACATTAGGAACTGACGGGCCTGCGAGTAATAACTCTATCGATATATTATTTGAAGCAAGACTTGCAACTCTTCTTCAAAAGAAAGACAATCCAAAAAATCTTTCAGTGGACAAAGCAATTAAAATGATCACATACGACGGATATAAAGCGTTGAATTTAA comes from Thermosipho affectus and encodes:
- a CDS encoding bifunctional folylpolyglutamate synthase/dihydrofolate synthase codes for the protein MTVTYLEALKYLYFNRPFGKIKIGLYRIEELLNILNNPEKTFSSFHVTGSNGKGSTTTFLHYLSRFHGFKTGGYFSPHLSSILERYLINGEKVSKNTFLKSFEKIKNAAEVLDKKGIDYSPSFFEFATAIAFEIFKNENVEISTIEVGLGGRFDATNVIIPKVSVITTVSLEHTKILGNSIEKIAFEKAGIIKENTPVVIGSIPNTAKEVIYEIANKKGAKVYELGKDFNFEINKLSFNENSINYYGDKDIKDIKISLNGTHQPINAAIALKAFEIFNPLNENVVNDAFKRAFIPGRFELYKNILLDGSHNPQAAEKFVENLDIYFKNKSKVAVFGILDDKDKRKVIEKLSKKFDHIIVTCPPSHRAVNCEETFLLTKEYCNSVEFVKDPLKALEKLQKYRSELKVVTGSFYLVGYIRSYLENGYIDEELNLMRR
- the rsfS gene encoding ribosome silencing factor: MEILDLIWKTLIEKEAIDPVILDMSKTNVPTEFFVILTANSNTHMNSLKEAILDLLKGNGMEIIYYDKEENHDWLIIDADEIVVHIFKDDAREFYDLEGLWIDAKRIKVSKE
- a CDS encoding amidohydrolase; translation: MILKNAYVLKSWEKNPEKLDIKVENGIIVEIKHNLQQEDDEIIELKNKLIIPGLVNTHTHAAMSIFRGIAEDVSFNDWLFKTIIPLEEKLDYKTVYYSTLISLMEMAQNGIVAFCDMYIFEDAVAQAVADFGIKALLTRGLVSENDKIEKTRLNESLKLYNKWHGYDNRIFIGLGPHAPYTCSIPALKEISKISEELDIPITIHLFENKWEREKYSLKEILDTGIANNHLLAVHCIHLDDNDIQLLKNYNVYISHNPSSNLKLGNGIAPVTKFINNDLPVTLGTDGPASNNSIDILFEARLATLLQKKDNPKNLSVDKAIKMITYDGYKALNLNGGTIGIGKPADFTIINLNNPSFFPVDNMKKHIIHSKTSIFATMVNGKFIYFNGKFPTIDEKEVYKQFSNSYKKVIGTEN